A window of the Burkholderia sp. 9120 genome harbors these coding sequences:
- a CDS encoding LysR family transcriptional regulator yields the protein MQSNPLSEISLIRKLKLNQLMIFERVLETRSVVRAANEMRLTQPAVTKVIHELESCFDGALFARSNRGVVPTDLGLLLGRRVKSLMAELRYMTDELNDFRLGTSGHVIVGTLISASARLLPTAIAMLKARTPNVLITVREGTTAHLFPALATGDLDIVVGRLPERELPIASAFPLTHEALFDESLCVVVGKGYGPAPAGVTHLAALVGSPWILPTPDSPARLSAEHLFRAAGLPLPTDIVESLSLLTNIGLLLDTPRIALMPRVAAQQFEDAGLLRILDLPESGAFGTVGFSVRSHKEQSAACQAFVECLREAVSVAAPVADAAV from the coding sequence ATGCAATCCAATCCGCTCAGCGAGATTTCCCTGATCCGCAAGCTGAAGCTCAATCAGCTCATGATCTTCGAACGTGTGCTGGAAACGCGTTCCGTCGTGCGTGCGGCCAATGAAATGCGCCTGACGCAACCAGCCGTCACCAAGGTCATTCACGAACTCGAGTCCTGTTTCGACGGCGCGTTGTTCGCGCGCTCGAATCGCGGCGTGGTGCCCACCGATCTCGGCCTGCTGCTCGGGCGGCGCGTCAAATCGCTGATGGCAGAACTGCGCTATATGACCGACGAGCTGAACGATTTTCGCCTCGGCACCAGTGGTCATGTGATCGTCGGCACACTGATTTCGGCGTCGGCGCGGCTCTTGCCCACCGCCATCGCAATGCTGAAGGCGCGCACGCCGAACGTGCTGATAACAGTGCGCGAAGGCACTACCGCGCATCTGTTCCCGGCATTGGCCACCGGCGACCTCGATATCGTGGTCGGCCGCCTGCCCGAGCGTGAATTGCCGATTGCCAGCGCGTTTCCGCTGACGCACGAGGCGCTGTTCGACGAATCCCTGTGCGTGGTGGTCGGCAAGGGCTATGGCCCGGCGCCGGCGGGCGTCACGCATCTGGCGGCGCTGGTCGGCTCGCCGTGGATTCTGCCCACGCCCGATTCGCCCGCGCGGCTGTCGGCGGAACATCTGTTTCGCGCGGCCGGCTTGCCGTTGCCGACCGATATCGTCGAGTCGCTGTCGCTGTTGACGAACATCGGTCTGCTGCTCGACACGCCGCGTATCGCGCTGATGCCGCGCGTTGCGGCGCAGCAGTTCGAAGACGCCGGTTTGCTGCGGATTCTCGATCTGCCGGAGAGCGGCGCATTCGGCACGGTCGGCTTCTCGGTGCGCTCGCACAAGGAGCAGAGCGCCGCCTGTCAGGCCTTCGTGGAATGCCTGCGCGAGGCCGTCAGCGTGGCCGCGCCCGTGGCCGATGCGGCGGTT
- a CDS encoding DUF1328 domain-containing protein: MLRYAVIFFIIAIIAAVFGFGGIAAGATEIAKVLFFIFVVIFLVTLLMGVMRR, translated from the coding sequence ATGCTTCGATACGCTGTCATCTTCTTCATCATCGCCATCATCGCCGCAGTGTTCGGTTTCGGCGGCATTGCCGCCGGCGCCACGGAAATTGCCAAGGTGCTGTTCTTCATCTTCGTGGTGATCTTCCTCGTCACCTTGCTGATGGGCGTGATGCGGCGCTGA